DNA from Streptomyces luteogriseus:
CAGCAGCTCCTCGACCCGGCCGTACGCGACGAGCAGTTCGTCGGTGGCGGTGGCGAAGCGCTTGCCGAGGGTGGTGGCCTGTGCGGCGACGTTGTGCGAGCGGCCGGCCATGACCAGCTCGCCGTACTCGCCGGCCAGCTTGCCGAGCCGGGCCAGGACGGCGACCGTGCGGTCGCGCACCAGCTCCAGCGAGAGGCGGATCTGGAGCTGCTCGACGTTCTCGGTGAGGTCGCGGGAGGTCATGCCCTTGTGCACGTGCTCGTGCCCGGCGAGGTCGTTGAACTCCTCGATCCGCGCCTTGACGTCGTGCCGCGTGACCTTCTCGCGCTCGGCGATCGAGGCCAGGTCGACGGTGTCGAGGACACGCTCGTAGTCGGCGAGCGCCGCGTCCGGCACCTCGATCCCGAGGTCCTTCTGGGCCCGCAGCACGGCGAGCCAGAGCTGCCGCTCCAGCTTCACCTTCTGCTCGGGCGACCAGAGCGTGGCGAGCTCGGTGGAGGCGTAGCGTCCGGCGAGGACGTTCGGGATGCGGGGCTTGGCGGGAGCGGAAGTCACGTGCACGGATTCTACTGGCGATTCGTGCAGGCCAGCGCCGCGGGTGTCCTTGTTGGAACCTACGAGAGCGCCGGGGCCGCCTCCACCTGCGGCTACGCCCGGTCCTCGTACGGCAGCAGCTCGGGCCGCTTCGGGGGAAGTCCGTCGCCCGAGGAGCGGCCTGTCAGACGGCGGCCTATCCACGGCAGCAGGTGCTGCCGCGCGAACCGCGCGTCCGCCACCCGCCGCATGACCCAGCCCGGCGGCAATGTCGCCGGCATCGGCATGTGCCACTCGGCGTCCTCGGGGTCGTGGCCCAGCGTCTGCCACACCGCCTCCGCGACCCGGCGGTGCCCCTCGGCCGTGAGGTGCAGCCGGTCCACGTCCCACATCCGCGGGTCGCTCAGGGACGGCGCGCGGTACAGGTCGACGACGATCGCGCCATGCCGGGCGGCCAGCTCGTCGACGCAGGCGAACAGTTCCTCCATGCGCGGCCGGAACCGCTTCAGGACGGGGCCCTGCCGGCCAGGGCTGCGCATCAGGACGAGCTGCCGGCAGGCGGGGGCCAGCTTCTCCACGGCCTCCTCCAGGAGTCCGCGGACCCGGACCATGTCGCACTTGGGCCGCAGCGTGTCGTTGAGCCCGCCGACCAGGGTGATCACGTCGGCGCCCATGGCAGCCGCGACGTCGACCTGCTCGTCGACGATCTGCTGGATCAGCTTGCCGCGCACGGCGAGGTTGGCGTACCGGAAGCCGGGGGTCCGGGCGGCCATCCGCGCGGCGAGCAGGTCGGCCCAGCCCCGGTAGGTGCCGTCGGGCATCAGGTCCGACATGCCCTCGGTGAAGGAGTCGCCGACGGCGACCAGGCTGCTGTAGGTGGGGTTCGTCTGCATGGCGACGGAAATGGTATCCCGTGCACATACCCAGCAGTCGGTCGGTCCGGGGATCCCCCCCCGCACACGGCGCACGGCCGCACGGCCGTCCCGCGCCCGACGCCCTCGCAGGTCTGCCGCTCGGCGGGCAGGGTGTCGCACGGTGTGTTCCGCGGAACACTGCTCGAGCGGCCCCGTAGGGCGGCGGTCCCGGCGTTCCGCCTCTCCCTCACGTCCGCTGGCCGAACAGCTCCCGCAGCACGTCCTCCATGGTCACCAGCCCGGCCATCCGCCCGTCCGTCCCGAGGACCGCGGCGAGATGTGTACGGCTGCCCCGCATCGCCGTGAGGACGTCGTCCAGTGGCGTGTGCTCCCGAACGCGGGCGATGGACCGCATGTCACGCAGCCGGAACGGCACGTCCCGCCCGGCGGCGTCCAGGGCGTCCTTCACATGCAGGTAGCCCACGATCCGCCGTCCCTCGTCCACCACCGGGAAACGGGAGAACCCGGACTCCGCGGACAGCCGCTCCAGTTCCTCCGGCGTGATGCCGACGCTCGCGTACACCACGTCCTCCAGCGGCATCACCACGTCCCGCACCGGACGGCGGCCCAGCTCCAGCGCGTCGCGCAGCCGCTCCTGGGCCCGGTCGTCGATCAGGCCGGCCTCGCTGGAGTCCTTCACGATCTGCGCTATCTCGGCGTCCGAGTAGGAGGCGGCGACCTCCTCCCGGGCCTCGACCCGCAGCAGCTTCAGCAGGGCGTTCGCGCACGCGTTCACCGTGAAGATCACCGGGCGCAGCGCCCGGGACAGCGCCACCAGGGGCGGTCCGAGCGCCAGCGCGCTGCGCACCGGCTCGGCGAGCGCGATGTTCTTCGGCACCATCTCGCCGAGCAGCATGTGCAGATAGGTCGCGAGGGCCAGCGCGATCACGAAGGACACCGCGTGCCCCGCGCCCTCGGGCACGCCCACCGCGTGGAACACCGGCTCCAGCAGATGCGCGATCGCGGGCTCGGCCACCACGCCCAGCACCAGCGTGCACAGCGTGATGCCGAGCTGGGCGGCGGCCATCAGCGCGGACACGTGCTCCAGGCCCCACAGCACGCTCTTCGCGCGCCGGTCGCCCTGGTCGGCGTAGGGCTCGATCTGGCTGCGGCGCACGGAGGTCAGCGCGAACTCCGCACCGACGAAGAAGGCGTTGACGACGAGCGTCGCCAGTCCGATCAGCAGCTGGACGACGGTCACAGCTCCACCCCCTTCTCGTCGGGCTCG
Protein-coding regions in this window:
- a CDS encoding SGNH/GDSL hydrolase family protein; this translates as MQTNPTYSSLVAVGDSFTEGMSDLMPDGTYRGWADLLAARMAARTPGFRYANLAVRGKLIQQIVDEQVDVAAAMGADVITLVGGLNDTLRPKCDMVRVRGLLEEAVEKLAPACRQLVLMRSPGRQGPVLKRFRPRMEELFACVDELAARHGAIVVDLYRAPSLSDPRMWDVDRLHLTAEGHRRVAEAVWQTLGHDPEDAEWHMPMPATLPPGWVMRRVADARFARQHLLPWIGRRLTGRSSGDGLPPKRPELLPYEDRA
- a CDS encoding hemolysin family protein, giving the protein MTVVQLLIGLATLVVNAFFVGAEFALTSVRRSQIEPYADQGDRRAKSVLWGLEHVSALMAAAQLGITLCTLVLGVVAEPAIAHLLEPVFHAVGVPEGAGHAVSFVIALALATYLHMLLGEMVPKNIALAEPVRSALALGPPLVALSRALRPVIFTVNACANALLKLLRVEAREEVAASYSDAEIAQIVKDSSEAGLIDDRAQERLRDALELGRRPVRDVVMPLEDVVYASVGITPEELERLSAESGFSRFPVVDEGRRIVGYLHVKDALDAAGRDVPFRLRDMRSIARVREHTPLDDVLTAMRGSRTHLAAVLGTDGRMAGLVTMEDVLRELFGQRT